The following nucleotide sequence is from Glycine max cultivar Williams 82 chromosome 9, Glycine_max_v4.0, whole genome shotgun sequence.
TCTGTTTCATGCATGTTTTTCTTAAACTGTTGTCTCACCAAATCAACAAGAAGCTCCGTGTTATGTTTCTGCAACAGCAAGCAGGCATACAGCATGATCAGTTTCAAATATCTTAGTCTCATCACATATGTATGTAGCTTAGATATTTAAACTTctatgtttggataaacttctctatAAGTTAGAAACACATCTTAGGccctgtttggataaacttctctatAAGTActtatgaaagaagaaaaataaaattaatcaaactTCTATAAGTTAGTAACAACTTATACACCTCAACCTTGGAAGAGTTCGATGAGAGAATTTCTATAAAAGTTGAAGTGCACATGTTAAATTTaacttatgtgacaagtttaattcattttacctttttattttcttctcctaactGAGTGTTGAAGGAAAACTTTATCCAAACAGAACACAACAAATACAGTGCTTCAGCAAAAAGAGTGCATTACTAGCATAGAAGCACAAGGACAGCAACCTCAATGCAGAAGCACCCCATAAGCATGGATGAAAAGAGCATCACaagcataaaaataaaagatgaagtAAATGATGCTGAGTACTCAAAGGATCAGTATCTGCCAAACGTGTTAAATCACAAAATCTAAACTTTAGAAAACATAAGTCGCAAACATGAGGCTCACAACTTGATTAGCGAAAAATTCACCATGGTGAGGgttcccatatatatatatatatatatatatatatatatatatatatatatatatatatatatatatatatatatatatatatatatatatatatatatgttgtattTAAATTATGCTGACTACAAGTGAATCTGATTGAAAGGAAGATAGAGAGAATGGCGTACCCGATGACCAATATATTTAGCTCTTCGCAGGCATTCACGGTAAAGCTACAaaacaaaaaggcataaaagtaaaaaaaaaaaaaaaagcataattttttagaaagaaaacaaattgaaagGGAAGCAGAGGAGTAGAAGGGGGTTTGGTATGTGACAGACTGACCCTAGTGGCATTGTTGGCGAGCTCAGGAGGCAGTGCAgtttgaagagacggcatgttCAAAATGACACGATAGAGTCTGCGAAACAAAAAACACAGAGGCAATTCATCGAACAGATAAAAGGCAGAAAAGTGAACATGGTTTAATAAACAAATTGGGATGGTGGGCACTTGCCTGAGAGACTGATTATGAGGATCAACTAGCTCTGAGTCCTCCGCGGTGTGTCTACGAGCAAACACTCTTCTGCGTTTGCGAAACGACTCGCGTTTTTACGATACTACAAACCAAGAAgagtaattaatttgtttaaagatagttttcatgaaaatttacatgtcaaattaattattaaatcaaaattaattattataaaatttattatataaatttatatatattaaatatatattaaaaattttagtattatatataatgatattaattattttataatttaattaatttattaatctagttatttaaaatattttaaaaaaaaatcttataagccACTAATttgtaaactattttttaaaaaaattcttgtaaTCCCTAAACTTACGGATTACAAGTTGTAAACTATTTGTGAATTCATAAGTTTAcgattacaagaaaaaaatgtacaaagaAATTCCCTAGGGATTAGCAAAAAGGCCCAAATCAAAATGCACTAATGACATGGGCCGATTCCCAAATCACGGCCCATTGGGTTGTCGGGTTGTGGGTAGTTCAAGCGGGTTTTTGGGTGGGCTGTTGCTTCCTGCACTGTCTCCGTAATGTTTTTTTAACCTTTCAAATTGGCCATTCCAAAAGCCAATAAAGGGAGTGCATTCTGGAATGTAATTTTGCATTCCAGATTGACCATTAGGAAAGGCAAAAaggaagtgaaaaaaataattgggaAGTGCAGGAAGCAATAGCCTTTTGGGTGCATTATcaaatttttcactttttcctctattttttcaAAGTCAATAGACTATTGTGTTTAAATTATCTTCACgagaaataactatttttttttcattgtgaagataaaataattaataattgatatctatttttttattgtattataattttataaggtAAAATTGATTCTTATTTGTTAACCCAACTAACAtttgtcaataataaaaatctacTATAAAATGGGTCATGATTCTAGAATAAAAAGAACATTGTGAGTTTTTATCTTaaacaatcaaattaattttctctCCAATGagagtttttattaaaaaaatgtttaactcacaaatattctttttctttcttgttaaaCAACTcatgaataataattatttctataaataaCTCAAAATGATACGTGTGCatgacaaaataatatttttttaacaagcaACTCGTTAAGTTACTTCCATTCCATTGTGGATGCTCTGAATAAGACATGGCTTGTCTTTCTTGCTATTTACTGCCTGATGTCTCTAATGTGattgagttttaaaatttaactaaacTATTTGCATAGATCCGGTTTAGTTAATACTAGTATATTCTTGGATTCAAACCAAATCCATCtaatgaaattcaaatatttttttgggtagttttttaaatttatttgttgaaaaaaaaattctatttgcatcctgaaaaaatga
It contains:
- the LOC100809442 gene encoding uncharacterized protein isoform X1, yielding MPSLQTALPPELANNATRLYRECLRRAKYIGHRKHNTELLVDLVRQQFKKNMHETDPEKIQKLKDDAARGLINHILYESEQMTEKEEILLQSNQAKDVGVEELVTDGQ
- the LOC100809442 gene encoding uncharacterized protein isoform X2, yielding MPSLQTALPPELANNATRLYRECLRRAKYIGHRKHNTELLVDLVRQQFKKNMHETDPEKIQKLKDDAARGLINHILYESEQMTGSKFSKSK